The sequence TGATGGTATTCACCAGCGTCCTGAATATGTTGCTCGATCCATTATTTATTTTCACCTTTGGCTTGGGCTTACCCGGTGCGGCCTATGCCACCATTGTGGCCTGCCTGGCAGGCGCTGCGATCATGTATTCACGGATATTAAAGCGTCATTGGCTGGCTTTTGATCCTAGCAAACTACCCATTGCTGCTGCATTGCGTGAGATTGCCAAAACCAGTGCTCCAGCCATGCTCAGCCAGCTGATGCCAGGCACTGCCTCATTACTGGCCACGCGCATAGTTGCTGGCTTTGGTGGCTCGGCGATTGCGGCCTGGACACTGGGCAGTCGCTTAGAGTTGTTTTCTATCGTCATTGTTCTGGCCTTAACCATGGCCTTGCCACCGATGATAGGCCGTTTGTATGGCTCAAAACAGCTGGATCGTGCACACAGCATGGTGCTGGTTGCTGTGCGCTTTGTGATTGGTCTGCAATTGACCATTGCTTTGCTCTGGATGGCCAGTCGCGGACTGATTGCCCCTGCCCTTGCGCCTGACCAAGACTCTGAGGTGTATTTGTTAAGTTACATGCTATGGGTGCCATTCAGCTATGCTGCGCTGGGCGTGTGCATGCTGATGGTCTCAGTGTGCAATGCGCTGGGCATGCCGATGCGAGCAGTATGGATTTCCACATTACGCTTATTTTTTTGCTATCTACCCGCGCTCTGGGTCGGTGCAAGTATTGCAGAAATGAGTGGCCTCTATATAGGCGTGCTGCTTGGCAACGTTGCTGCAGGTTTACTGGCTTGGAATCTGTATAAGCGCGGCTTGCAGCATATTCAAAAGACTTAAAACCCCTGTCAGCATTTAAGCTACAAGCACTTAAAACCCACTTTTAACAGTGCAATCCTAATTAACAAACTCAAACCTAATTAGACTGCGTTCAAACCGCGCTGCACATCCGCCTGAATATCAGCGAACTCCTCCAGCCCCACAGCAATGCGAATCAGACCGTCATGGATGCCCGCTTTTACGCGCTCCTCGGCGGGTAGGCGTCCATGGGTGGTTGTACCTGGGTGGGTGATGGTGGTTTTGGTATCGCCCAAATTTGCAGTGATAGAGATCATCCGCGTTGCATCAATGCAGCGCCATGCTGCTTCTTTACCACCCTCGACTTCAAAACTGACAACCGCACCAAAACCGCTTTGCTGTTGTTTGGCTAATTCATGCTGTGGATGACTGGCTAAGCCTGAGTAGTAGACTTTTTTAACTTTAGGCTGCTGCT comes from Pseudomonas sp. C27(2019) and encodes:
- a CDS encoding MATE family efflux transporter — its product is MLFGAVALMSFQLVDSIFISMLGMQPLAALGFSLPLQQLLIGVQIGIGIAATALISRAIGAGNLDHAKYMGGLVVITGCCVSFILCTLIWLLRMPLLNALGAGAELLPYTESYWLPWLSSAWLGAFLYFANSISRANGDTRLPGLMMVFTSVLNMLLDPLFIFTFGLGLPGAAYATIVACLAGAAIMYSRILKRHWLAFDPSKLPIAAALREIAKTSAPAMLSQLMPGTASLLATRIVAGFGGSAIAAWTLGSRLELFSIVIVLALTMALPPMIGRLYGSKQLDRAHSMVLVAVRFVIGLQLTIALLWMASRGLIAPALAPDQDSEVYLLSYMLWVPFSYAALGVCMLMVSVCNALGMPMRAVWISTLRLFFCYLPALWVGASIAEMSGLYIGVLLGNVAAGLLAWNLYKRGLQHIQKT